One window of Chryseobacterium sp. JJR-5R genomic DNA carries:
- a CDS encoding ABC transporter permease yields the protein MKNIAFYIASRYLLSKKGSTAVTFITWLAVGAMTVAVTAMFVIISVFSGLEDLNKDLISNLHADLTLKSTAGKTLKDFDKISAALKSNKEVSHFSRVIEEKVYISYNGKGDIAYLRGVDSAYTQVNPINKDVFYGSYPSFKYSNEVLMENSLDNRLSVPVPSSTAYATIFMPKAGTGIINKEEDIYHKKDILVTGVFPGKDQLDNYIISPIELTEELLNLPKHSAYQIVIKLRNPENTATVKQQLLSALGKNIEVKTKEEENAAFWKMINTEKLFIYLIFALVIFITTFNLAGAIIILQLDKKEQAKSLISLGFPLSHLRQIYFYTGILIVVLGIISGLILGTALCYFQQYTEFFKANETLPFPVKIVGKNYVTVSLTAALFGFGISWVFSKTSREYITKS from the coding sequence TTGAAGAACATTGCATTTTATATCGCTTCCCGCTACCTTTTGTCAAAAAAAGGGAGCACTGCCGTTACGTTTATTACGTGGCTGGCTGTAGGTGCCATGACGGTAGCCGTTACTGCAATGTTCGTGATCATTTCGGTATTTTCAGGACTGGAAGACCTCAACAAAGACCTGATCTCCAACCTGCATGCCGACCTTACGCTTAAAAGCACAGCCGGGAAAACACTAAAGGATTTCGATAAGATCAGTGCTGCCCTCAAAAGCAATAAAGAAGTCAGCCATTTTTCAAGGGTCATTGAGGAAAAGGTGTACATCAGCTACAACGGAAAAGGCGATATCGCCTATCTGAGAGGCGTTGATTCCGCCTATACGCAGGTGAACCCAATCAACAAAGATGTATTCTACGGATCCTACCCGAGCTTTAAATATTCCAATGAAGTCCTGATGGAGAATTCCCTGGACAACAGGCTGTCGGTTCCCGTACCATCCAGTACGGCCTACGCAACGATCTTTATGCCTAAAGCAGGGACAGGGATCATCAACAAAGAAGAAGACATTTACCATAAAAAGGATATCCTCGTTACCGGCGTTTTCCCCGGAAAAGACCAGCTGGACAATTATATCATCTCTCCTATTGAGCTGACGGAAGAACTGTTAAACCTGCCAAAACATTCAGCGTACCAGATTGTGATCAAACTCAGAAATCCTGAGAATACGGCAACAGTAAAACAACAGCTCCTGTCTGCGCTGGGTAAAAATATTGAGGTCAAGACAAAGGAAGAGGAAAATGCGGCATTCTGGAAAATGATCAATACGGAAAAACTGTTCATCTACCTTATTTTTGCACTGGTGATTTTCATCACCACCTTTAACCTGGCAGGTGCCATCATCATCCTGCAGCTGGATAAAAAGGAGCAGGCAAAATCCCTGATTTCATTAGGGTTCCCGTTAAGCCACCTGAGGCAGATCTATTTCTATACCGGCATACTGATCGTGGTGCTCGGGATTATTTCCGGACTGATCCTGGGAACGGCACTCTGCTATTTCCAGCAGTACACGGAATTCTTTAAAGCCAATGAAACACTGCCTTTCCCGGTGAAAATTGTCGGGAAAAATTACGTTACGGTAT
- a CDS encoding ribosome-binding factor A: MESNRQRKVAQIIQEDFAELFRKQAAESKQSILVSVSDVKVTPDLGIAKIYLSIFPKEFRSAVMKEIDENKAQYRNFLGQKMAKQVRVIPNLNFYLDTALDDVEKLERELRGEGDNPIL, translated from the coding sequence ATGGAAAGCAACAGACAAAGAAAAGTAGCACAGATCATACAGGAAGATTTCGCGGAGCTGTTCCGCAAACAGGCTGCAGAAAGCAAACAGAGCATCCTGGTATCCGTTTCGGATGTCAAGGTAACCCCGGATCTTGGGATTGCAAAGATTTATCTGAGCATCTTCCCGAAGGAATTCCGTTCTGCCGTGATGAAGGAGATCGATGAGAACAAAGCCCAGTACAGGAATTTCCTCGGCCAGAAAATGGCCAAGCAGGTAAGGGTAATCCCCAACCTGAATTTCTACCTGGATACCGCTCTTGATGATGTTGAGAAACTGGAGCGCGAATTGAGAGGCGAAGGCGACAACCCTATTTTATAA
- the mce gene encoding methylmalonyl-CoA epimerase, giving the protein MKLEHIGIAVKSLGVSDELFAKLLGKESYKQESVEREGVVTSFYAAGESKIELLEASKEESPVAKFIGKKGEGIHHLAFGVENILAEVERLKKEGFQFISEEPKEGADNKLVVFLHPKSTNGVLVELCQEKP; this is encoded by the coding sequence ATGAAATTGGAACATATCGGCATTGCCGTAAAATCTCTGGGCGTTTCTGATGAACTGTTTGCGAAACTTTTGGGAAAGGAATCCTATAAACAGGAATCCGTGGAACGGGAAGGGGTTGTTACCTCATTTTATGCCGCCGGGGAATCCAAAATCGAGCTGCTGGAAGCCAGTAAGGAAGAAAGCCCGGTTGCTAAATTTATCGGTAAGAAAGGTGAGGGCATCCATCACTTGGCTTTCGGGGTGGAAAATATCCTGGCAGAAGTGGAACGGTTAAAAAAAGAAGGGTTTCAGTTTATCTCCGAAGAACCGAAAGAAGGCGCTGATAACAAGCTGGTTGTCTTCCTCCACCCGAAATCCACCAACGGGGTACTGGTAGAATTGTGTCAAGAAAAACCATAA
- a CDS encoding helix-turn-helix transcriptional regulator — MSIDPNKFTSYQKNLGERLKSIRESKGYSLTDLASLCDLEKTAISRIENGRTNITFKTAIVLCTALKIELKYFFDISINQDL; from the coding sequence ATGTCAATAGACCCTAACAAATTTACGTCCTATCAAAAGAATCTGGGAGAGAGGCTTAAAAGCATCAGAGAATCCAAAGGGTATTCTTTGACTGACTTGGCTTCTCTGTGTGATTTGGAGAAAACTGCTATTTCCAGAATTGAAAATGGCAGAACCAACATCACCTTTAAGACTGCCATTGTACTTTGTACAGCTTTAAAAATCGAGCTTAAATATTTTTTTGATATTTCAATAAATCAAGACCTTTAA
- a CDS encoding RHS repeat-associated core domain-containing protein, with product MKRIVLTGFVLIAGFTQAQEKNKFQTKPKAEKPYINPVKLTKEERNRPYMDEVLKSRDNLTPEEAERRRKNIEAGNPFKKYGYYPKVATLSKGKYLEFHDKDSIVSIGSVRFNKKTKEIVEFREIDLSDPDAQPYLDTAGRWFSPDPLSEEFSSWSPYNFVFNNPISNVDPDGRAPLTDFKLLKDGSVTRVDPNDGSEKRNDDRLLLLIKKGM from the coding sequence ATGAAAAGAATTGTATTGACTGGCTTTGTACTTATAGCAGGATTTACACAAGCACAAGAAAAAAATAAATTCCAGACTAAACCCAAAGCAGAGAAACCATACATCAACCCTGTAAAGCTGACAAAAGAAGAAAGAAACAGACCTTATATGGATGAGGTTTTGAAATCCAGAGATAATTTAACTCCTGAAGAAGCTGAAAGGAGAAGAAAAAACATTGAGGCTGGGAATCCTTTTAAAAAATATGGTTACTATCCTAAAGTAGCTACACTTAGCAAAGGAAAGTATTTAGAGTTCCATGATAAGGATTCTATTGTGAGCATTGGCTCTGTACGATTCAACAAAAAGACTAAAGAGATTGTTGAATTCAGAGAAATAGATTTAAGTGACCCAGATGCTCAACCCTACTTAGATACAGCAGGGAGGTGGTTTTCTCCTGACCCATTGAGTGAGGAGTTTAGCAGTTGGTCTCCATACAATTTTGTATTTAATAATCCCATAAGCAATGTTGACCCAGACGGGAGAGCTCCTCTTACTGATTTTAAACTTTTAAAAGATGGTTCTGTTACCAGAGTTGACCCTAATGATGGAAGTGAAAAAAGAAACGATGACAGACTTTTGCTACTGATAAAAAAGGGAATGTAA
- a CDS encoding helix-turn-helix transcriptional regulator, with amino-acid sequence MEQKIHQGRNVKRFREMLGIKQDALAFDLGEEWNQKKISILEQKEVIDDHILKAISNVLNIPVEAFQNFDEEQAINIISNTFHDEAFIGNSGGTYNINPIDKLIQLHEEKIALYERMLKEKSEMMDRLEKLINK; translated from the coding sequence ATGGAACAGAAAATACATCAGGGAAGAAACGTGAAACGCTTCAGGGAAATGCTCGGCATCAAGCAGGATGCCCTGGCCTTTGACCTTGGCGAAGAATGGAACCAAAAGAAAATTTCCATATTGGAACAAAAGGAGGTTATCGACGATCATATTTTAAAAGCCATTTCCAACGTCCTGAACATTCCTGTAGAGGCTTTTCAGAATTTTGATGAGGAACAGGCTATTAATATTATTTCAAATACTTTTCACGATGAGGCTTTCATTGGTAATTCTGGTGGTACATACAACATCAATCCAATTGATAAGTTAATTCAACTTCACGAAGAAAAGATTGCTTTGTATGAAAGGATGCTGAAGGAGAAGAGCGAGATGATGGATAGGCTTGAAAAGCTGATTAACAAATAA
- a CDS encoding VIT domain-containing protein codes for MKTVYIKFLLFFPLFCMAQIPVIETADGKGGYVKNNRVVLQKLMIETKITGSLSTHVVTMVFKNNSNRLREGRLTFPLPEGVNAGGYALDINGKLRSAVPVEKEKAKEVYETIRKRNVDPGVLEKVEGNNFRTTIYPIAANGGERTIQITYNDELKRSENGYRYFLPLNYSSEIPEFHIKTTVFQNAAAPQLEEKPDGSFDFVKNGNAWTAETRKTNYVPGHNLRINIPRGSDSQNILMQKASGNASYFLANLNISPNERAKKLPQELAIVWDHSLSGIKRDHAKELALLEAYFQKHKNLEVKIYFISNTFDEGKSFAIRNGDWSRLKSYLLQVTYDGGTDFGVLQPVKGDEVLFFTDGLASFGDLKLDWKQPVYTISSSNTANFNRLKFISNKTGGEFLNLNENDPEKEVRKLLFQPLKFLGIESSPSVDEVYPSLKQTISQDFVLTGMLKGTQASVKLKFGYGNEVTEVKTVMLDAAVQSVKDWEISKFWAQKKLNELEIFENQNKDEIKNISRQFGLVSNSMSLMVLENVEDYVRYDIAPPAELKASFDQMVKNRRAAKEERVNSLMAAAEAITENLKAWWKQDYRQKPGRYPKPDRNAGYTDSINGRNVRIEEVVVTGALGIRRSEKSVTSASTVVTTSGTVREQPQISTRGMSSLASGNVTEALQGRAIGITISTRSEQDKFPEVINSGRISMADIPSGEEYMKVFSGIRNPEMIYELYLKNRKAYESLPQYYFDVSQLLFKNNDRKAGLKVLSSVADLDLENEELYKLLAYRLKQAEAYDKELLATQKILEWRPFDPQSYRDYALALEDNGNHQQALDNLYKILNQSYTKELADRDQGIEETVIMEINRLISTYGDQLDLKNINPKIIADLPVNVRVVISWNKDDTDIDLWVTDPNDERCYYSHKETEIGGRLSNDFTRGFGPEQFLLKKAVKGKYKIQTNFFGERQTGIAGPTAIMAEVYINYATGKQERKIVVFQNQKTDEKRNDGGILIGEFEF; via the coding sequence ATGAAAACGGTATATATAAAATTCCTGTTGTTTTTTCCTTTGTTCTGCATGGCACAAATCCCGGTGATCGAAACGGCGGACGGAAAAGGCGGGTACGTAAAAAATAACCGGGTTGTCCTTCAGAAATTGATGATCGAAACCAAAATTACAGGCAGCCTCTCTACGCATGTTGTGACGATGGTCTTTAAAAACAATTCCAATCGGTTAAGAGAAGGGCGTCTGACGTTTCCGCTTCCGGAAGGGGTTAATGCCGGCGGATATGCTCTGGATATCAACGGGAAGCTGCGCAGTGCCGTTCCGGTAGAAAAAGAAAAGGCCAAAGAAGTGTATGAAACCATCAGGAAAAGGAATGTTGACCCGGGTGTCCTGGAAAAAGTGGAAGGCAATAACTTCCGGACGACTATTTACCCGATTGCTGCCAACGGAGGCGAAAGGACGATTCAGATTACCTACAATGATGAACTGAAAAGATCAGAAAACGGCTACCGGTACTTTCTGCCCCTGAATTATTCATCTGAAATTCCGGAATTCCATATCAAAACCACTGTTTTTCAGAATGCCGCTGCCCCTCAGCTGGAAGAAAAACCTGACGGCAGCTTTGATTTTGTGAAAAACGGCAATGCCTGGACCGCAGAGACCCGTAAAACCAACTATGTACCAGGGCATAATCTGAGGATCAACATTCCCCGGGGCAGCGACAGCCAGAATATCCTTATGCAGAAAGCTTCCGGCAATGCATCCTATTTCCTGGCCAACCTGAACATCAGCCCCAATGAACGTGCAAAAAAACTTCCGCAGGAACTGGCCATCGTATGGGATCATTCATTAAGCGGAATCAAACGTGACCATGCCAAAGAACTCGCTTTGCTGGAAGCCTATTTTCAGAAACATAAAAACCTGGAAGTAAAAATTTATTTCATCAGCAATACGTTTGACGAAGGGAAAAGTTTTGCCATCAGGAACGGGGACTGGAGCCGTTTAAAATCATATTTGTTACAGGTAACGTATGACGGCGGGACTGATTTCGGAGTGCTGCAGCCGGTAAAAGGAGATGAAGTCCTGTTTTTTACGGACGGGCTGGCTTCTTTCGGAGACCTGAAACTGGACTGGAAGCAGCCGGTGTATACCATTTCATCATCCAATACTGCGAATTTTAACCGGTTGAAATTCATCAGCAATAAAACAGGCGGTGAATTCCTGAACCTCAATGAAAATGATCCTGAAAAGGAAGTAAGGAAATTACTGTTCCAGCCGCTGAAGTTTTTAGGCATTGAAAGCAGTCCGTCCGTTGACGAAGTATATCCTTCGCTGAAACAGACCATTTCGCAGGATTTTGTTCTGACCGGTATGTTAAAAGGAACCCAGGCTTCGGTTAAGCTGAAGTTCGGCTATGGCAATGAAGTGACAGAGGTGAAAACCGTAATGCTGGATGCTGCCGTACAATCCGTAAAAGACTGGGAAATTTCAAAATTCTGGGCCCAGAAGAAACTGAACGAACTGGAGATTTTTGAAAACCAGAACAAAGACGAAATTAAAAACATCAGCCGGCAGTTTGGCCTCGTCAGTAATTCCATGAGCCTGATGGTGCTGGAAAATGTGGAAGACTATGTACGGTATGATATTGCCCCGCCTGCAGAGCTGAAAGCATCATTCGATCAGATGGTAAAGAACAGGCGTGCCGCAAAAGAAGAAAGGGTGAATAGCCTGATGGCCGCCGCCGAAGCCATCACGGAAAACCTGAAAGCATGGTGGAAACAAGATTACCGTCAAAAGCCCGGGCGATATCCTAAGCCTGACCGTAATGCAGGATATACAGATTCGATAAACGGAAGAAACGTAAGAATTGAGGAAGTGGTGGTCACAGGTGCCTTAGGGATAAGAAGAAGTGAAAAATCGGTTACTTCAGCATCCACTGTTGTGACGACTTCCGGGACGGTTAGGGAACAGCCGCAGATCAGTACAAGAGGAATGTCTTCTCTTGCTTCTGGTAATGTAACTGAAGCGTTGCAGGGAAGAGCGATAGGAATAACAATCAGCACAAGGTCTGAACAGGATAAATTCCCGGAGGTGATTAATTCAGGCAGGATCAGTATGGCGGATATACCGTCAGGCGAAGAATATATGAAGGTATTCAGCGGGATCAGAAATCCGGAAATGATCTATGAACTGTATCTTAAAAACAGAAAAGCATATGAGAGCCTGCCGCAGTATTATTTTGATGTTTCCCAGCTGCTGTTTAAGAATAATGACAGAAAAGCAGGATTAAAGGTATTGAGTTCGGTTGCTGATCTTGACCTTGAAAACGAGGAGCTGTATAAACTGCTGGCATACAGGCTGAAACAGGCTGAAGCCTATGACAAGGAATTGTTGGCAACCCAAAAGATCCTGGAATGGAGGCCATTCGATCCGCAGAGTTACCGGGATTATGCCCTGGCCCTGGAAGACAACGGAAACCATCAGCAGGCTTTGGATAACCTGTATAAGATCCTCAACCAATCCTATACAAAAGAACTGGCCGACCGCGACCAAGGAATTGAAGAAACGGTTATCATGGAAATCAACAGGCTGATCAGCACGTACGGAGATCAGCTCGACCTTAAAAATATCAATCCGAAAATCATAGCAGACCTTCCGGTCAACGTCAGGGTAGTGATCAGCTGGAACAAAGACGATACAGATATTGACCTTTGGGTAACGGATCCCAACGATGAACGCTGCTATTACTCCCACAAGGAAACGGAAATCGGCGGCAGGCTGAGCAATGATTTTACCAGAGGCTTCGGGCCTGAACAGTTCCTGCTGAAAAAGGCAGTTAAAGGAAAATATAAAATCCAGACCAATTTCTTCGGCGAACGTCAGACAGGCATAGCAGGGCCGACCGCCATAATGGCGGAAGTCTATATCAATTATGCCACAGGAAAACAGGAAAGAAAAATAGTGGTGTTCCAGAATCAGAAAACAGATGAAAAAAGAAATGATGGCGGCATCCTGATCGGTGAGTTTGAATTTTAA
- the deoD gene encoding purine-nucleoside phosphorylase gives MSIHISAGKGEIAKVVLQPGDPLRAQFIAEKYLENAELVSKTRGIFYYTGFYKGKEITVGASGMGFPSIGIYSFELFTEYEVDTIIRIGTCGVYSTDLKLFDILNVEKAASESTYAKYAWGIEEEILSHQGTIFDTLNRTAGELALQAKSINVHSSDIFYRKDPAVPAIAEKYNCPAVEMEAFGLFANAQHLGKNAATILTVTDIIPTHEKISAGERERALKPMMELALESAIKGL, from the coding sequence ATGAGTATTCACATCAGTGCCGGCAAGGGAGAGATTGCCAAAGTTGTGCTGCAGCCGGGAGATCCGCTCCGCGCGCAGTTCATTGCCGAAAAATATCTTGAAAATGCCGAATTGGTCAGCAAGACAAGAGGGATTTTTTATTATACCGGCTTTTATAAAGGGAAAGAAATTACCGTAGGGGCAAGCGGAATGGGCTTCCCGAGCATCGGGATTTATTCTTTCGAGCTGTTTACCGAATATGAAGTCGATACCATTATACGGATCGGGACCTGCGGGGTATACAGTACCGATCTTAAGCTGTTTGATATCCTGAATGTGGAAAAAGCAGCCAGTGAAAGTACCTATGCAAAATATGCCTGGGGAATTGAAGAGGAAATCCTGTCCCACCAGGGAACGATCTTTGATACCCTGAACCGGACTGCCGGCGAACTTGCATTACAGGCAAAATCCATCAATGTCCACAGCAGTGATATTTTCTACCGGAAAGACCCGGCTGTTCCTGCCATTGCTGAGAAATACAACTGTCCGGCCGTGGAAATGGAAGCGTTCGGGTTATTTGCCAATGCGCAGCATTTAGGGAAAAATGCAGCCACCATCCTTACCGTAACGGATATTATCCCGACCCACGAGAAAATTTCCGCCGGCGAAAGGGAAAGGGCCCTGAAGCCTATGATGGAACTTGCGCTGGAATCGGCGATTAAAGGATTGTAA
- a CDS encoding TatD family hydrolase: MNTLINIGINLTHKQFHNEHEEIINRALDHGVEQMILTGTSVRGSRESAGIAEDYPEILYSTAGIHPHDAKSFTQQGIQELRTLLEQNHVVSVGECGLDFDRDFSPRPVQETCYRAQLELSIEVNKPLFLHERSAFRRFNDITDDYRSKMPEAVVHCFTGTLNEAKIYLDKGFYLGFTGAISDQNRFGHLEEVIRYVPLDRMMVETDAPFMLPKNMPRMQHRRNEPAFLPYVAQTIAHIKKISLSEVAHETTETARKFFRI, translated from the coding sequence ATGAATACACTGATTAATATCGGCATCAATTTAACCCATAAACAGTTTCACAACGAACATGAAGAAATAATCAACCGTGCCCTGGATCACGGTGTGGAACAGATGATCCTTACCGGCACAAGCGTACGCGGAAGCAGGGAATCTGCAGGGATTGCAGAAGACTATCCTGAAATTTTATATTCCACGGCAGGCATCCACCCTCATGACGCGAAGTCTTTTACCCAACAGGGCATTCAGGAGCTCAGAACCTTGCTGGAACAGAACCATGTGGTTTCCGTAGGGGAATGCGGACTGGATTTTGACCGGGATTTTTCGCCAAGGCCCGTTCAGGAAACGTGCTACCGTGCCCAGCTTGAACTGTCCATTGAAGTCAACAAACCGCTTTTCCTGCATGAAAGATCTGCTTTCAGGAGGTTTAACGATATCACGGACGATTACCGTTCCAAAATGCCGGAAGCGGTGGTCCACTGCTTTACCGGAACGCTGAATGAAGCGAAAATCTATCTGGATAAAGGTTTTTACCTAGGATTCACGGGAGCGATAAGCGATCAGAACCGGTTCGGCCATCTGGAAGAAGTGATCCGTTATGTCCCGCTTGACCGTATGATGGTTGAGACCGATGCACCGTTTATGCTGCCGAAAAATATGCCGCGGATGCAGCACCGCAGAAATGAACCTGCATTTCTGCCCTATGTGGCACAGACCATTGCCCATATAAAGAAAATCAGCCTTTCTGAAGTGGCTCATGAAACCACAGAGACAGCCCGGAAATTTTTCAGGATATAG